From the genome of Blastocatellia bacterium:
TTACATCCTCTTCCATCTTGATGAGGTCGGAATAGACTGCCGGCGGCTCGGCCATGACGTGAAACAGCGTCACGCCAGCTTCGGTGGCTCGCGCCAGCGTTCCCGTAAATTCGACGGCGCGGTCAATGTACTTTTCGCCGCCGCTGCACACCAGTATGTGTTTCAGCGTGACGCGATCACCGATCACCACCAGCACCGGCGGCGCCACCGCCTTGATGATCTTATAAGCCTTGGCCGACATCAGGAACGGGCCACTGCGTCCCTTGCGAGTCGCGCCAATGACCACCAGGTCATAGCTGATCTCTTCCGCGCGCTTGACGATCTCCGCGATTGGCTCACCGGCTTTGATGACGATCTCGGCGTTGACCCTTTTTTCGCGCAGTTGTTGCTGGGCGTTCTTGAGCGAATCGAAGATGCGGTCTTCTTCGCCGGCGCGCTCGGTAATGCCGAGAATCGTCGTTTCGGCCTCGCAGGCCGCGGCGATGGTCGCCGCAAAGCGCACGGCGTTATTTGCCTGTTCCGACCCGTCGCTGCAAATCAAAATCTTCATGACTGAGACTTTCATAGAAAATGATGAAGGATGAAGGATGAAGGATGAACGGCCGGGGGCCAGGCGGTAGCCCGCAGGCTGCCGTCAGCCTACCGCGCCCCTTGCAACGGGACTTGTCTCCCTTATTCATCGTTCATCATTCATCCTTCATCATTTCATGTGCTTGCCCGTGAGCAGGCTGTAGATCACAATGGCCGCGCCGATCAGCGGCAACGGCACGAAGGCCAGGCGAATCTTCGGCCCACGAAAGTATTCGGTCGCTGCCGCGCCGATCTGCGCGCCAATCGCCGCGCCCGTGTGCATGACCAGCGCGATCAGAATATCAACATTGCCTTTAACGGCATGCGTGAAGGTGCCGTAGCTGGCC
Proteins encoded in this window:
- a CDS encoding universal stress protein, with product MKILICSDGSEQANNAVRFAATIAAACEAETTILGITERAGEEDRIFDSLKNAQQQLREKRVNAEIVIKAGEPIAEIVKRAEEISYDLVVIGATRKGRSGPFLMSAKAYKIIKAVAPPVLVVIGDRVTLKHILVCSGGEKYIDRAVEFTGTLARATEAGVTLFHVMAEPPAVYSDLIKMEEDVNLLLHSNSVLGQNLRREQEALARQGVRCEVRLRHGLVISEVFKEVRRGDYDLIVTGSSPEGGSLRTYIMGNITREIVNRAECPVLVVRGEATPATIAQSLKEFFTDITHAFGGSKEEPR